The Natrinema salaciae genome includes a window with the following:
- a CDS encoding CDC48 family AAA ATPase produces the protein MKLTVKPLKQKDAGRGLAAIDRVSMNELDLENGDYIVIEGKSDGQGVARVWPGYPEDEGRGIVRIDGRLRQEADVGIDDTVTIEAADVKPAKSVTVALPQNLRIRGDIGPLVRDKLSGQAVTEGQTVPFSLSFGPMASSGQSVPLKIASTAPSGTVVITDSTSIEISETPAEQVSSGGAASADGVPNVAYEDIGGLDEELDQVREMIELPMRHPELFQQLGIEPPKGVLLHGPPGTGKTLMAKAVANEIDAHFETISGPEIMSKYYGESEEQLREVFEEAEENAPAIVFIDELDSIAAKREEAGGDVERRVVAQLLSLMDGLEERGRVTVIAATNRIDAIDPALRRGGRFDREIEIGVPDKEGRKEILQVHTRGMPLTESVDLDQYAENTHGFVGADLESLAREGAMNALRRIRPELDLESEEIDADVLESLEVTERDFKEALKGIQPSAMREVFVEVPDVTWNDVGGLGDTKEQLRETIQWPLDYPEVFEQMDMQAAKGVLMYGPPGTGKTLLAKAVANEAQSNFISIKGPELLNKYVGESEKGVREVFEKARSNAPTVIFFDEIDSIAGERGQRQGDSGVGERVVSQLLTELDGLEELEDVVVIATTNRPDLIDSALLRPGRLDRHVHVPVPDEDARKAIFDVHTRNKPLAESVDLEWLASETEGYVGADIEAVCREASMAASREFINSVDPEEMADTIGNVRISREHFEHALDEVNPSVTPATREQYEELEDEFQQAEPGQDEQLGRTFQ, from the coding sequence ATGAAGCTCACTGTCAAACCACTGAAACAGAAAGACGCCGGCCGCGGACTCGCTGCGATCGACCGCGTCTCGATGAACGAACTCGACCTCGAGAACGGGGATTACATCGTCATCGAGGGCAAGAGCGACGGACAGGGCGTCGCTCGCGTCTGGCCCGGGTATCCCGAAGACGAGGGGCGCGGGATCGTACGCATCGACGGTCGCCTGCGCCAGGAGGCCGACGTCGGGATCGACGACACCGTCACCATCGAAGCGGCCGACGTCAAGCCCGCCAAATCGGTCACCGTCGCGCTTCCGCAGAACCTGCGGATCCGGGGCGACATCGGGCCACTCGTTCGCGACAAGCTGAGCGGGCAGGCCGTCACGGAGGGTCAGACGGTGCCGTTCTCGCTCTCGTTCGGACCCATGGCCAGCTCCGGGCAGTCGGTCCCGCTGAAGATCGCGAGCACCGCGCCGTCCGGAACCGTCGTCATCACGGACTCGACGAGCATCGAGATCTCCGAGACGCCCGCCGAGCAGGTCAGCTCCGGCGGCGCAGCGTCCGCCGACGGCGTCCCGAACGTCGCCTACGAGGACATCGGTGGCCTGGACGAGGAACTCGACCAGGTCCGCGAGATGATCGAACTGCCGATGCGCCACCCCGAGCTGTTCCAGCAGCTCGGCATCGAGCCGCCGAAGGGCGTCCTCCTGCACGGCCCGCCGGGCACGGGGAAGACCCTCATGGCCAAGGCCGTCGCCAACGAGATCGACGCCCACTTCGAAACGATCTCCGGCCCGGAGATCATGTCGAAGTACTACGGCGAGAGCGAGGAGCAACTCCGCGAGGTCTTCGAAGAGGCCGAGGAGAACGCTCCCGCGATCGTCTTCATCGACGAACTCGACTCCATCGCCGCCAAGCGCGAGGAGGCCGGCGGTGACGTCGAACGGCGCGTCGTCGCCCAGCTCCTCTCGCTGATGGACGGCCTCGAGGAGCGCGGCCGCGTTACGGTCATCGCCGCGACCAACCGGATCGACGCGATCGATCCCGCGCTCCGGCGTGGCGGTCGCTTCGACCGCGAGATCGAGATCGGCGTCCCCGACAAGGAGGGCCGCAAGGAGATCCTCCAGGTCCACACCCGCGGGATGCCGCTCACGGAGTCGGTCGACCTCGACCAATACGCCGAGAACACGCACGGGTTCGTCGGCGCCGACCTCGAGTCGCTGGCCCGCGAGGGCGCGATGAACGCGCTCCGTCGCATCCGCCCCGAACTCGATCTCGAGTCCGAGGAGATCGACGCCGACGTCCTCGAGTCGCTGGAGGTCACGGAACGCGACTTCAAGGAGGCGCTCAAGGGCATCCAGCCCTCCGCGATGCGCGAGGTCTTCGTCGAGGTCCCCGACGTCACCTGGAACGACGTCGGCGGACTGGGCGACACCAAAGAGCAGCTCCGCGAGACGATCCAGTGGCCGCTCGACTACCCCGAAGTGTTCGAGCAGATGGACATGCAGGCCGCCAAGGGCGTCCTGATGTACGGGCCGCCGGGCACGGGGAAGACCCTGCTCGCGAAGGCCGTCGCCAACGAGGCCCAGTCGAACTTCATCTCGATCAAGGGCCCCGAACTGCTGAACAAGTACGTCGGGGAGAGCGAGAAGGGCGTCCGCGAAGTCTTCGAGAAGGCGCGGTCGAACGCACCGACCGTGATCTTCTTCGACGAGATCGACTCGATCGCGGGCGAACGCGGGCAGCGCCAGGGCGACTCCGGCGTCGGCGAACGCGTCGTCAGCCAGCTGCTGACCGAACTCGACGGCCTCGAGGAACTCGAGGACGTCGTCGTGATCGCCACCACCAACCGGCCGGACCTGATCGACAGCGCCCTGCTCCGTCCCGGACGGCTCGACCGCCACGTCCACGTGCCGGTCCCCGACGAGGACGCCCGCAAGGCGATCTTCGACGTCCACACCCGGAACAAGCCCCTGGCCGAGTCGGTCGACCTCGAGTGGCTCGCCAGTGAGACGGAGGGCTACGTCGGTGCCGACATCGAAGCGGTCTGTCGCGAGGCCTCGATGGCCGCCAGCCGCGAGTTCATCAACTCGGTCGACCCCGAGGAGATGGCCGACACCATCGGCAACGTCCGCATCAGTCGCGAGCACTTCGAGCACGCGCTCGACGAGGTCAACCCGAGCGTGACGCCCGCGACCCGCGAGCAGTACGAGGAACTCGAAGACGAGTTCCAGCAGGCCGAACCCGGACAGGACGAACAGCTCGGCCGGACCTTCCAGTAA
- a CDS encoding DUF7127 family protein, protein MTLEQFTRDEGQVARQYEYDDAVIMAVDFGTDETDASVDVVDNTVIVVLEDDQYEIELPDTVGDAHTFIKNGVLTVELEEEL, encoded by the coding sequence ATGACTCTCGAACAATTCACCCGCGACGAGGGGCAGGTAGCCCGTCAGTACGAGTACGACGACGCCGTGATCATGGCCGTCGACTTCGGTACCGACGAGACCGACGCCTCGGTCGACGTCGTCGACAACACGGTCATCGTCGTCCTCGAGGACGACCAGTACGAAATCGAACTCCCCGATACCGTCGGGGACGCGCACACGTTTATCAAAAACGGCGTGCTCACTGTCGAACTGGAGGAGGAACTATGA
- a CDS encoding alpha/beta fold hydrolase: protein MDTVSHHGRETAYDVTDGTGDGPTICCIHGSGGSREVWNGQHQLADRAPVVSLDLSGHGDSDDIDASAGYTALSAYVDDVLAVAEATDASILVGNSLGGAVVLQLLLEREFEPAAVVLTGTGARLGVLEDLLTWLESDFERAVEFLHGPDRLFHDPDPALRERSMERMYDCGQAVTRRDFLTSHQFDVRDRIGEISVPTLAVHGEYDQLTPPWFHEYLADEIEGGELAEIEDAAHLAMIEQSTAFNAAVESFLADLEE from the coding sequence ATGGACACGGTATCACACCACGGTCGAGAGACGGCGTACGACGTCACCGACGGAACTGGTGACGGGCCGACGATCTGTTGTATCCACGGAAGCGGTGGGTCGCGCGAGGTCTGGAACGGGCAACACCAGCTCGCGGACCGAGCGCCGGTCGTCTCGCTCGACCTCAGCGGCCACGGCGACTCCGACGACATCGATGCGAGCGCCGGCTACACGGCGCTGTCCGCCTACGTCGACGACGTGCTGGCCGTCGCCGAGGCGACCGACGCGTCGATCCTGGTCGGGAACTCGCTGGGGGGTGCCGTCGTCCTGCAACTCCTGCTCGAGCGCGAGTTCGAGCCCGCGGCGGTCGTTCTGACCGGAACGGGTGCCAGACTCGGCGTCCTCGAAGACCTGCTGACGTGGCTCGAGTCGGACTTCGAACGCGCGGTCGAGTTCCTGCACGGGCCGGATCGTCTCTTTCACGACCCCGATCCGGCGCTTCGGGAGCGGTCAATGGAGCGAATGTACGACTGCGGACAGGCGGTCACGCGCAGGGACTTCCTGACTAGCCACCAGTTCGACGTCCGCGACCGCATCGGCGAGATCTCGGTCCCGACGCTCGCGGTGCACGGGGAGTACGACCAGTTGACGCCGCCCTGGTTCCACGAGTATCTCGCCGACGAGATCGAGGGGGGCGAACTCGCCGAAATCGAGGACGCGGCCCATCTGGCCATGATCGAGCAGTCGACGGCGTTCAACGCGGCCGTCGAATCGTTCCTGGCGGACCTCGAGGAGTGA
- a CDS encoding DUF7511 domain-containing protein, which produces MSYSPNKTPRERRSPTDRPSRLQHVTVERDDVAVCTMFPTDVSENAMSTQWLTATTDSFVALERRR; this is translated from the coding sequence ATGTCATATTCTCCGAACAAAACGCCCCGCGAGCGCCGGTCGCCCACGGATCGCCCGTCGCGATTACAGCACGTCACGGTCGAACGGGACGACGTGGCCGTCTGTACGATGTTCCCGACCGATGTCAGCGAGAACGCGATGTCGACCCAGTGGCTCACTGCGACCACCGATTCGTTCGTCGCCCTCGAGCGGCGGCGGTAG
- the panB gene encoding 3-methyl-2-oxobutanoate hydroxymethyltransferase, whose product MPSVRDIRTKAGDEPITMLTAYDAPTASIVDEAGVDIILVGDSLGNASLGYETTLPVTVDDMARHTGAVARATDDALVVADMPFLSIGVDERASLENAGRMLKEEDAHAVKLECGPHTVELTEKLVQLGIPVMAHLGLTPQHVNQYGGYPRQGTDRAAAERILELARAHEDAGAFSLVLEHVPSNLAADVTAALDIPTIGIGAGPDCDGQVLVVDDAIGLSEWSPSFSKQFGNVREEMESAVGEYVSAVESGEFPADEHSHEESDLENVY is encoded by the coding sequence ATGCCGAGCGTACGGGATATCCGGACGAAAGCGGGCGACGAACCGATCACGATGCTGACGGCCTACGACGCGCCCACGGCATCGATCGTCGACGAGGCCGGCGTCGACATCATTCTCGTCGGGGACAGCCTCGGGAACGCCAGTCTGGGCTACGAAACGACGCTTCCAGTGACCGTCGACGACATGGCCCGCCACACCGGCGCGGTCGCTCGCGCGACCGACGACGCCCTCGTCGTCGCCGACATGCCCTTCCTCTCGATCGGCGTCGACGAACGAGCCAGCCTCGAGAACGCCGGCCGGATGCTCAAGGAGGAAGACGCCCACGCGGTCAAACTCGAGTGTGGCCCCCACACCGTCGAGCTAACCGAGAAACTGGTCCAGCTCGGGATTCCCGTGATGGCTCACCTCGGGCTGACGCCCCAGCACGTCAACCAGTACGGCGGCTATCCGCGACAGGGAACGGATCGAGCGGCCGCCGAGCGTATCCTCGAACTGGCCCGGGCCCACGAGGACGCCGGCGCGTTCTCGCTCGTCCTGGAGCACGTCCCGTCGAATCTGGCGGCCGACGTGACGGCGGCCCTGGACATCCCGACCATCGGGATCGGGGCCGGCCCGGACTGTGACGGACAGGTGCTCGTGGTCGACGACGCGATCGGCCTCAGCGAGTGGTCTCCGTCGTTCTCGAAGCAGTTCGGGAACGTCCGCGAGGAGATGGAATCCGCGGTCGGGGAGTACGTCTCGGCGGTCGAGTCCGGCGAGTTCCCCGCCGACGAGCACAGCCACGAGGAGAGCGACCTCGAGAACGTCTACTGA
- a CDS encoding DUF5822 domain-containing protein translates to MPERVETTSPDGVDYGWVMQTTFVATILVGAPLVAALSATATLPTWGDRVEFAIRVGAPVWLLTALVVFAYAKRTQT, encoded by the coding sequence GTGCCTGAACGCGTCGAAACGACTTCGCCCGACGGGGTCGACTACGGCTGGGTGATGCAGACGACGTTCGTCGCCACGATCCTCGTCGGCGCGCCGCTGGTCGCCGCGCTGTCGGCGACCGCGACGCTCCCCACGTGGGGCGACCGCGTCGAGTTCGCGATCCGGGTCGGGGCTCCGGTCTGGTTACTCACGGCGCTCGTGGTATTCGCCTACGCGAAACGAACACAGACGTAG
- a CDS encoding HAD family hydrolase encodes MTEYEAVVYDLDGTLVDLDVDWDAVAVDVRAVYETANVEPPGDGLWDMLGAANDVGLTDEVESAIAAHEHDGARTSRRLAHADEALERSLPTGVCSLNCERACRIALEEHALTAAVDAVVGRDTVETWKPDPEPLLATVRGLEVEPERALFIGDSKRDRRTAERAAVDFEYVGEGPSGV; translated from the coding sequence GTGACCGAGTACGAGGCCGTCGTTTACGATCTGGACGGGACGCTCGTCGACCTCGACGTCGACTGGGACGCCGTCGCCGTCGACGTCCGCGCGGTCTACGAGACCGCGAACGTCGAGCCGCCCGGCGACGGGCTCTGGGACATGCTCGGGGCCGCAAACGACGTCGGGCTGACCGACGAGGTCGAGTCGGCCATCGCGGCCCACGAACACGACGGTGCGCGGACGTCCCGACGGCTCGCCCACGCCGACGAGGCGCTCGAGCGGTCGCTGCCGACGGGGGTCTGTTCGCTGAACTGCGAGCGGGCCTGCCGGATCGCGCTCGAGGAACACGCCCTCACGGCGGCCGTCGACGCCGTCGTCGGCCGGGATACGGTCGAGACGTGGAAACCGGACCCGGAGCCGCTGCTCGCGACCGTTCGCGGCCTCGAGGTCGAGCCGGAGCGGGCGCTGTTCATCGGCGATTCGAAACGGGATCGGCGGACGGCGGAACGGGCGGCGGTTGACTTCGAGTACGTCGGCGAGGGACCGTCGGGCGTCTGA
- a CDS encoding acyl-CoA dehydrogenase family protein, whose protein sequence is MELTEEQAAVRDVVREFADEEIRPTALEADETQAFPEDVWDGLADLDLTGLTVPEQYGGYDADPVTAAVVNEEVAYGMLAVATALSVHSLATSCIAEFGSDAQRERWLPEMAEGRPVGAFALSEPHAGSNPAEMSTEARREGDEYVIDGEKQWITNGERAGVYVLFAKTDRDDPSSVTQFLVPGDVDGLTVGEKEDKLGLRASDTTSLTFDGARIPAANRLTEEGKGLSAAFHILTGGRIAIAAQSVGLAQCALDEATAYSGDREQFGGPIADIQTIRHKLAEMATRTRAARLLTRDAARKRAAGSAALEASMAKYFASETAMFATNEAVQIHGGYGYVTEGEVERLYRDAKITEIYEGTTEIQKTVIARELLGER, encoded by the coding sequence ATGGAACTCACCGAGGAGCAGGCGGCGGTCCGCGACGTCGTCCGAGAGTTCGCCGACGAGGAGATCAGGCCGACCGCGCTCGAGGCCGACGAAACGCAGGCGTTTCCCGAGGACGTCTGGGACGGGCTCGCCGATCTCGACCTGACGGGGTTGACGGTACCCGAGCAGTACGGCGGGTACGACGCGGACCCGGTGACGGCCGCCGTGGTCAACGAGGAGGTCGCCTACGGCATGTTGGCCGTCGCGACGGCGCTGTCGGTCCACTCGCTCGCGACCTCCTGTATCGCCGAGTTCGGGAGCGACGCCCAGCGGGAGCGATGGCTGCCCGAGATGGCCGAGGGTCGACCCGTCGGTGCCTTCGCGCTCTCGGAACCGCACGCGGGGTCGAACCCGGCGGAGATGTCGACGGAAGCGAGACGCGAGGGTGACGAGTACGTCATCGACGGCGAGAAGCAGTGGATCACGAACGGCGAGCGAGCGGGCGTCTACGTCCTGTTCGCGAAGACCGATCGCGACGATCCGTCGTCGGTCACGCAGTTTCTCGTCCCGGGCGACGTCGACGGCCTGACCGTCGGCGAGAAGGAGGACAAGCTCGGCCTGCGTGCGAGCGACACCACGAGCCTGACCTTCGACGGCGCTCGAATCCCGGCTGCGAACCGGCTCACCGAAGAAGGAAAGGGGCTGTCGGCCGCGTTCCACATCCTCACCGGCGGCCGGATCGCCATCGCAGCGCAGTCGGTCGGCCTCGCACAGTGCGCGCTCGACGAGGCGACGGCCTACAGCGGGGACCGCGAGCAGTTCGGCGGCCCGATCGCGGACATCCAGACGATTCGGCACAAACTCGCCGAGATGGCGACGCGGACGCGCGCCGCGCGGCTGCTGACCCGAGATGCGGCGCGGAAACGAGCGGCCGGCAGTGCGGCGCTCGAGGCCAGCATGGCGAAGTACTTCGCGAGCGAAACGGCGATGTTCGCGACCAACGAGGCGGTCCAGATTCACGGCGGCTACGGCTACGTCACCGAGGGCGAGGTCGAACGACTCTACCGCGACGCCAAGATCACCGAGATCTACGAAGGGACGACCGAAATCCAGAAGACGGTCATCGCGCGGGAACTGCTGGGGGAGCGGTAG
- a CDS encoding dihydrodipicolinate synthase family protein codes for MAHHDPGAADPLSLRGVVPPTVTAFHEDESVDYETTAAHARFVVDRGAHGVFPLGTNGEFPLLSGAERDRVVEAVVDEVGGEVPVIAGVGAPSTHRTVAHAEHAESVGADGIVVVTPYYFPLDHDGAIEHYRRVAEAVSLPVYIYHIPSKTGNELSLDTLADLAEIDAVAGVKDSSKDVPWLAQAIDAHSELTFLAGSDSLIVTGLEIGCSGAVSAVANAFPELVVDCYEAYDAGEEERARELQSTLFRVRNAFKTGGAYMSGVKTALRMRGVDAGPLRSPLRLKDDDAAAEMGEQLRDLGLEGL; via the coding sequence ATGGCGCATCACGATCCCGGCGCTGCCGACCCGTTGTCGCTTCGCGGCGTCGTCCCGCCGACCGTCACCGCCTTTCACGAGGACGAGTCCGTCGATTACGAGACGACCGCCGCCCACGCCCGGTTCGTGGTCGACCGCGGAGCCCACGGCGTCTTCCCGCTCGGGACCAACGGCGAGTTCCCGCTGCTGTCCGGCGCGGAACGCGACCGCGTGGTCGAGGCCGTCGTCGACGAGGTCGGCGGCGAGGTCCCGGTCATCGCTGGCGTCGGCGCGCCCAGCACGCATCGGACCGTCGCCCACGCCGAGCACGCCGAGTCGGTCGGCGCGGACGGAATCGTCGTCGTCACGCCCTACTACTTCCCGCTCGATCACGACGGCGCGATCGAGCACTACCGCCGGGTCGCCGAGGCCGTCTCCCTCCCGGTGTACATCTATCACATCCCGAGCAAGACGGGCAACGAACTCTCGCTCGACACCCTCGCCGACCTCGCGGAGATCGACGCCGTCGCGGGCGTCAAGGACTCGAGCAAGGACGTTCCCTGGCTCGCACAGGCGATCGACGCCCACTCCGAGCTGACTTTCCTCGCGGGGTCGGACTCGCTGATCGTCACCGGGCTCGAGATCGGCTGCTCGGGTGCGGTCAGCGCCGTCGCGAACGCGTTCCCGGAGCTGGTCGTCGACTGTTACGAGGCCTACGACGCCGGCGAGGAGGAGCGCGCACGCGAACTACAGAGCACGCTGTTCCGGGTTCGGAACGCGTTCAAAACCGGCGGTGCGTACATGTCCGGCGTCAAGACGGCGCTCCGGATGCGGGGCGTCGACGCCGGCCCGCTGCGGAGCCCGCTTCGCCTCAAGGACGACGACGCCGCGGCGGAGATGGGCGAACAGCTTCGGGACCTGGGACTCGAGGGCCTCTGA
- a CDS encoding helix-turn-helix domain-containing protein, whose protein sequence is MTTIAELSLSTDEFALAETLQKLPALEVRVESVVAEGPTRTVPLVWFSNVDHDELETTLDTDPTVDEHRQLLEGTEDGELFYRLTYTEDVGSVCCCVYRHGGTVLDAQVSDGQWTLRLLFPHREELSSAVSDIEERGVRIDVKRMVEAGQDEDLETTAALTEPQQEAIAEAYRQGYYDVPREISLEELANELDISHQALSERLRRANRVLAGEQLDEPASEMATPD, encoded by the coding sequence ATGACGACGATCGCAGAACTCTCGCTTTCGACGGACGAGTTCGCACTCGCAGAGACCCTTCAGAAACTACCGGCCCTCGAGGTCCGCGTCGAGAGCGTCGTCGCGGAAGGGCCGACCCGAACCGTCCCGCTCGTCTGGTTCTCGAACGTCGATCACGACGAACTCGAGACCACTCTCGACACGGATCCAACTGTCGACGAGCACCGGCAACTCCTCGAAGGCACCGAGGACGGCGAACTGTTCTATCGACTCACGTACACCGAGGACGTCGGCTCGGTCTGTTGCTGCGTCTACAGACACGGCGGTACGGTGCTCGACGCGCAGGTGTCGGACGGACAGTGGACGCTCCGGCTCCTCTTTCCCCACCGCGAAGAGCTCTCGAGCGCCGTCTCGGACATCGAAGAGCGCGGCGTCCGGATCGACGTCAAGCGTATGGTCGAGGCCGGTCAGGACGAGGACCTCGAGACGACGGCGGCACTGACCGAGCCACAGCAGGAGGCCATCGCCGAGGCCTATCGGCAGGGCTACTACGACGTCCCCCGCGAAATCTCGCTCGAGGAACTCGCGAACGAACTCGACATCTCCCATCAGGCGCTCTCCGAGCGGCTCCGGCGGGCGAACCGTGTACTCGCGGGCGAGCAGCTGGACGAGCCCGCGAGCGAGATGGCGACGCCCGACTGA
- a CDS encoding HAD family hydrolase, with the protein MERYDLVYQLYDEYDTKALREYQEFVDVFPAVDSRVALEHWQGATEELEERKDEIRSSFAAGETFAEVAARATRDQAFTALDLDAKYGRAVNVLVLDVDETLRSAGGTDNEIPRDTLHVLTEFHEAGVPIVICTGQTLENVKGFAIQGLGSEIVHSGTLSIVYEAGTGVFTPGHGADTKQLLYEDLEESIRTVFDDVRSRVLPEAPEDLRRGCHLQGNEFNVTMKPNYETGSADARDIIDEALVYLIDLLADAVGATIEGDGDGNGDEAGDAVGSVLDGEDAGETTLGGETVVDWTRAFYAGQDSEIRAVLEGEGAYPDLDASAVPERLAGVLERIDVAYYEADAAEIGSLELNKVVGVERALEVLGVDDPFALVMGDSKSDLRVMKWIDDTDAGIAAAPEHASQDTLEHVLETDELVFDRGKSVDVLRTVYALNRLARLG; encoded by the coding sequence ATGGAACGATACGATCTCGTCTATCAACTCTACGACGAGTACGACACGAAGGCATTACGAGAGTACCAGGAGTTCGTCGACGTCTTCCCCGCCGTCGATTCTCGGGTCGCGCTCGAGCACTGGCAGGGGGCGACCGAGGAACTCGAGGAGCGCAAGGACGAAATCCGGTCGTCGTTCGCGGCGGGCGAGACGTTCGCGGAGGTCGCCGCGCGGGCGACCCGGGATCAGGCCTTCACCGCGCTCGATCTCGATGCGAAGTACGGCCGCGCGGTGAACGTCCTCGTGCTCGACGTCGACGAGACGCTGCGCTCCGCGGGTGGGACCGACAACGAGATCCCGCGGGACACGCTGCACGTCCTGACCGAGTTCCACGAAGCCGGCGTCCCGATCGTCATCTGTACGGGCCAGACCCTGGAGAACGTCAAGGGGTTCGCGATCCAGGGACTGGGCAGCGAGATCGTCCACTCGGGGACCCTCTCGATCGTCTACGAGGCCGGGACGGGCGTGTTCACGCCTGGTCACGGTGCGGACACGAAACAGTTGCTCTACGAAGATCTCGAGGAGTCGATCCGGACCGTCTTCGACGACGTGCGATCGCGCGTGTTGCCCGAAGCCCCCGAGGACCTCAGGCGCGGCTGTCACCTTCAGGGCAACGAGTTCAACGTCACGATGAAGCCCAACTACGAGACCGGCTCCGCGGACGCCCGCGATATCATCGACGAGGCGCTGGTCTACCTCATCGACCTGCTCGCGGACGCCGTGGGCGCGACGATCGAGGGAGACGGAGACGGGAACGGGGACGAAGCCGGGGACGCCGTCGGATCGGTACTGGACGGCGAAGACGCGGGCGAGACGACGCTGGGTGGCGAGACCGTCGTCGACTGGACCCGCGCCTTCTACGCCGGTCAGGACTCCGAAATCAGAGCCGTCCTCGAGGGCGAGGGGGCGTACCCCGACCTCGATGCGAGCGCGGTCCCCGAGCGACTGGCCGGGGTCCTCGAGCGTATCGACGTCGCCTACTACGAGGCCGACGCGGCGGAGATCGGCAGCCTCGAGTTGAACAAGGTGGTCGGCGTCGAGCGGGCGCTGGAGGTGCTCGGGGTGGACGACCCGTTCGCCCTCGTGATGGGCGACTCCAAGAGCGACCTGCGGGTGATGAAGTGGATCGACGACACTGACGCCGGGATCGCGGCCGCCCCGGAGCACGCCTCGCAGGACACCCTGGAGCACGTGCTCGAGACGGACGAACTCGTCTTCGATCGCGGCAAGAGCGTCGACGTGCTCCGGACGGTCTACGCGCTCAATCGGCTGGCCCGCCTCGGGTGA
- a CDS encoding glucose 1-dehydrogenase, with protein MKAIAVTPGAGVPEVVERPVPEPSPGEALVRICRVGVDGTDYEVIDGTHGGVPDGDDRLVLGHEAVGIVEDANGTALEEGQYVVPTVRRPPAGVETNGYFERGEPDMAPDGEYVERGIVGAHGFMAEYITSPVDCLVPIPAELAQWGFLVEPISITEKAIEHARATRSAFDWRPESALVLGTGSLGLLTTAMFAETLGYERVYCLGRKDRPHPTIDIVERLGATYVDSRETPVPEIPDVYESMDVVYEATGYAKHAFQSIEALAPNGVAALLGVPDDWSFEVDGGRLHRELVLHNKSLVGSVNSNRRQFEAAVDTLAGLPDWLLEELVSGVYGLESVDRAFPEATARVPAAGGSTGSDSDDDTTIKTAVEFTSI; from the coding sequence ATGAAAGCCATCGCAGTCACGCCCGGGGCGGGTGTCCCCGAAGTCGTCGAGCGGCCCGTTCCTGAACCGTCTCCCGGCGAAGCGCTCGTGCGGATCTGTCGCGTGGGCGTCGACGGCACCGACTACGAGGTTATCGACGGAACGCACGGCGGCGTCCCCGACGGCGACGACCGACTGGTCCTCGGTCACGAGGCCGTGGGAATCGTCGAAGACGCGAACGGAACGGCCCTCGAGGAGGGACAGTACGTCGTCCCGACGGTTCGACGACCGCCCGCGGGCGTCGAGACCAACGGGTACTTCGAGCGCGGCGAGCCCGACATGGCACCCGACGGCGAGTACGTCGAACGCGGCATCGTCGGGGCCCACGGGTTCATGGCCGAGTACATCACGAGTCCGGTCGACTGCCTCGTCCCGATCCCCGCCGAGCTAGCGCAGTGGGGGTTTCTCGTCGAGCCGATCAGCATCACCGAGAAGGCGATCGAGCACGCACGCGCGACGCGCTCGGCGTTCGACTGGCGGCCCGAGTCTGCGCTCGTCCTCGGCACCGGGTCCCTTGGGCTGTTGACCACCGCGATGTTCGCGGAAACGCTCGGCTACGAACGCGTCTACTGCCTCGGCCGAAAGGATCGACCGCACCCGACGATCGACATCGTCGAGCGGCTCGGCGCGACCTACGTCGACTCCCGCGAGACGCCGGTCCCCGAGATCCCGGACGTCTACGAGTCGATGGACGTCGTCTACGAGGCGACCGGCTACGCGAAACACGCCTTCCAGTCGATCGAGGCGCTCGCACCCAACGGCGTCGCCGCGCTGCTCGGCGTCCCCGACGACTGGTCGTTCGAGGTCGACGGCGGCCGACTCCACCGCGAACTGGTCTTGCACAACAAGTCCCTCGTCGGTAGCGTCAACTCGAACCGGCGACAGTTCGAGGCGGCCGTCGACACCCTCGCCGGGCTCCCCGACTGGCTGCTCGAGGAGCTCGTCTCCGGCGTCTACGGGCTCGAGTCGGTCGACCGAGCGTTCCCGGAAGCGACCGCGCGCGTTCCGGCGGCCGGCGGCAGCACGGGTTCGGATTCGGATGACGATACGACTATAAAAACGGCGGTCGAATTCACGAGTATATGA